From Candidatus Omnitrophota bacterium, a single genomic window includes:
- a CDS encoding phosphoribosylglycinamide formyltransferase, producing the protein LLERVHKEEHRIFPEAIKLFVEGRLKIEGRRVRIV; encoded by the coding sequence CGCTTCTTGAGCGCGTCCATAAGGAAGAGCACAGGATATTCCCCGAAGCGATAAAGCTGTTTGTCGAGGGGAGACTGAAGATAGAGGGTAGGAGAGTAAGAATAGTA